From a region of the Daphnia pulicaria isolate SC F1-1A chromosome 1, SC_F0-13Bv2, whole genome shotgun sequence genome:
- the LOC124321299 gene encoding uncharacterized protein LOC124321299 — translation MMAALDINESMDEDFTGFDEEPVVVNTGGTPLIQDNRIDETPAETDSDSGNLVIAEPHKKVESKSVEKSPRKRKSRVEDVTPTRTPSSRVRGQGLAYLLAMEKGGSKKQLAKVQAQSDLQDTPSSSQSVDPPAPVQTEAVVEPEVEKKKVGKEVKENAKVIKEKEPAKISKEKEIPQAAALPTTNSPTPVVKSSKSNARKSYSAVNISSPLLKEPFKDGWRREVVYRATVDPGTKTLCDVYYYTPDGKKLRSGREVSDFLEKGNSTYTVENFTFFKEPIGMDSTQEILRYAKTRRDDGGGEKLISKKEKALKAREEELRRNLQELGEDVAAITGHTPVAVEPEIPVPVPVPTPAASSATVAESVSPQQRKKRGGKVEKQLKIKLWGKGLRSKENAEPTRKEDTTEGEEDAGVTLPALPGKTSPSCKVPEDISHLFTPHSAVGAKGGTRSATRGQKATSSAAAPVSAGAGQQLELINGKRFISIGSSPESVRHSPANHVTDDVYGKRALASPGLAPKQSPKRMKLGATPLLPATGAVYPFRAKEEGFGFFLTEHFNNFVSYAYHGLLHVFRYLTVQELMAAAGVCKLWRDLALHHSHWRLVRLKNSRIYDWSLFASHLRRAGTQHLDMRKMLFVTSTEETWTNLERAASNLSEILRIDLCKCPTEVLESIAKHCLRLKHIDAQFISSPNLRLELLGNLNQLEVLKIRSVSCLTVVDGLETFAKLKELKFLNLTTLSNLKSGELRHLAELTHLESLEIGDCVQWTEESDYQMIGQLSHLKHLRLEKGPPTGVLQFLESSFNEMPHLQHLELINFTIDGPIGSLHLSSLKRLLIIPFYETESVDVIVRHLFDCVASMLHLQQLSWVVTDEILDHLEGKLPLEIKEDDATEGKENVTLDELQDLLRQRLPNTNVQLSRLPEYATNRHSLSVSQED, via the exons TCAAAGAGTGTTGAGAAATCACCTAGGAAAAGGAAATCCCGTGTTGAAGATGTTACTCCTACAAGAACTCCATCAAGTCGTGTGAGAGGACAAGGGTTAGCCTATCTTTTAGCCATGGAAAAAGGTGGCAGTAAGAAGCAGTTGGCTAAAGTTCAAGCTCAATCAGATCTGCAAGATACACCAAGCTCTTCCCAATCTGTTGATCCTCCAGCCCCAGTACAGACTGAGGCAGTTGTTGAACCTGaagtagaaaagaagaaagttggaaaagaagtgaaagaaaatgcaaaagtaataaaggaaaaagaaccAGCAAAGAtttcaaaggaaaaagaaattccacaAGCAGCGGCTTTGCCCACCACAAATTCCCCTACTCCTGTAGTAAAATCCAGTAAAAGTAATGCAAGGAAGTCTTATTCCGCTGTCAATATTTCATCACCATTATTGAAAGAACCTTTTAAAGATG GCTGGAGAAGAGAAGTTGTTTATCGAGCCACAGTTGACCCTGGAACAAAAACACTGTGTGATGTTTACTATTACACACCTGATGGGAAAAAGCTTAGATCAGGAAGAGAAGTTTCTGATTTTT tGGAGAAAGGAAACAGTACTTACACTGTTGAAAACTTTACATTTTTCAAGGAACCTATTGGTATGGACTCTACACAAGAAATATTGCGTTACGCCAAAACACGACGG GATGATGGAGGGGGTGAGAAATTGATATCTAAGAAGGAGAAAGCTCTTAAAGCCCGCGAAGAAGAATTGCGGCGTAATCTTCAGGAACTTGGAGAAGATGTTGCAGCAATTACTGGGCACACTCCTGTTGCTGTCGAACCAGAAATTCCAGTGCCCGTTCCGGTTCCTACCCCCGCTGCTAGCAGCGCAACTGTTGCGGAATCTGTTTCCCCTCAACAGCGTAAAAAGCGTGGAGGCAAAGTGGAGAAACAGCTCAAGATTAAACTCTGGGGCAAAGGTCTAAGAAGCAAGGAGAATGCCGAACCAACGCGAAAGGAAGATACGACCGAGGGTGAGGAGGATGCCGGAGTGACCTTGCCTGCCTTGCCTGGCAAAACCTCTCCCTCCTGCAAAGTGCCGGAAGATATCAGTCATTTGTTTACTCCGCATTCTGCCGTGGGAGCCAAAGGAGGAACGCGGTCTGCAACCCGCGGACAGAAAGCCACGTCCTCCGCCGCTGCTCCCGTATCCGCAGGTGCAGGTCAGCAATTGGAGTTGATTAATGGAAAGCGCTTCATTTCGATCGGCTCCAGTCCAGAATCGGTTAGGCATTCGCCTGCAAATCACGTCACTGACGATGTTTACGGCAAAAGAGCACTGGCGTCTCCTGGCCTGGCTCCAAAGCAAAGTCCCAAAAGAATGAAGCTGGGAGCGACTCCGCTGCTACCTGCAACCGGTGCTGTGTACCCTTTTAGAGCCAAAGAAGAAGGATTCGGGTTCTTTCTCACGGAACATTTTAACAATTTCGTCAGTTACGCGTATCACGGCTTGTTGCACGTTTTTCGTTACTTGACCGTTCAGGAACTCATGGCGGCAGCGGGTGTCTGCAAATTGTGGAGAGATCTGGCCCTGCATCATTCACAT TGGAGATTGGTACGCTTGAAAAACTCGCGGATTTACGATTGGTCGCTGTTTGCCAGCCATTTGCGCCGTGCTGGCACGCAACATCTGGACATGAGGAAAATGCTATTTGTCACGTCGACAGAAGAGACGTGGACAAATCTAGAGCGAGCTGCTTCCAACCTTTCAGAGATCCTTCGCATTGATTTATGCAAATGTCCGACAGAAGTACTGGAGTCCATCGCTAAACATTGCCTCCGACTCAAACACATTGACGCTCAGTTTATCAG TTCACCCAATTTACGCCTTGAATTGCTTGGGAATTTGAATCAATTGGAAGTCCTCAAGATTCGCTCCGTTTCCTGTTTAACCGTTGTCGATGGATTAGAAACATTCGCCAAACTTAAAGAGCTCAAATTCTTG AATTTGACTACATTGTCGAATTTGAAATCGGGAGAATTACGCCATTTGGCAGAGCTGACGCATTTGGAGAGCCTAGAAATTGGCGACTGTGTCCAGTGGACAGAAGAAAGTGACTATCAAATGATTGGCCAGCTTTCCCACCTAAAACATCTTCGATTGGAGAAAGGCCCCCCTACCGGTGTTCTCCAATTTCTTGAAAGTTCTTTCAACGAAATGCCACATTTGCAGCACTTGGAACTCATCAATTTCACCATTGATGGCCCCATCGGTTCATTGCACCTCAGCAGTTTGAAGCGGTTGCTCATCATTCCTTTCTACGAAACCGAG TCTGTTGACGTCATCGTGCGCCACCTTTTCGACTGCGTCGCATCGATGCTCCATTTACAGCAATTGAGCTGGGTAGTGACAGATGAAATCCTGGACCATTTAGAAGGCAAGCTACCCCTGGAAATAAAAGAGGACGATGCAACAGAAGGGAAGGAAAACGTGACGTTGGATGAGTTGCAAGATCTCCTACGCCAGCGGCTGCCTAACACAAATGTGCAACTATCACGACTCCCAGAATATGCCACAAACCGTCACAGCCTCTCTGTATCACAAGAAGATTAA